The Macaca thibetana thibetana isolate TM-01 chromosome 19, ASM2454274v1, whole genome shotgun sequence genome has a segment encoding these proteins:
- the PLIN4 gene encoding perilipin-4 isoform X4 translates to MSAPDEGRRDPPKPKGKTLGSFFGSLPGFSSARNLVANAHSSARARPATDPAGAPAAEAARPQAQVAAHPEQTAPWTEKELQPSEKQMASGAKDLVCSKMSRAKDAVSSGMASVVDAAKGVVQGGLDTTRSALTGTKEVVSSGVTGAVDMAKGAAQGGLDTSKAVLTGTKDTVSAGLTGAVNVAKGTVQAGVDTTKTVLTGTKDTVTTGVMGAVNLAKGTVQTGVDTSKAVLTGTKDAVSTGLTGAVNVARGTIQTGVDTSKTVLTGTKDTVCSGVTGAVNVAKGTIQTGVDTTKTVLTGTKDTVCSGVTGAMNLAKGAVQGGLDTTKSVVMGTKDTVSTGFMGAANVAKGAVQTGLNTTQNIAAGTKDTVCSGVTGAMNLARGTIQTGMDTTKTVLTGTKDTVCGGVTGAMNVAKGAVQGGLDTTKSVLTGTKDAVSTGLMGTANVAKGAVQTGVDTAKTVLTGTKDTVTTGLMGAVNVAKGTVQTGVDTTKTVLTGTKDTVTTGLMGAVNVAKGTVQTGVDTTKTVLTGTKNTVCSGVTGAANVAKGAVQGGLDTTKSVLTGTKDAVSTGLTGAVNMAKGTVQTGVDTTKTVLTGTKDTVCSGVTGAMNVAKGAVQGGLDTTKSVVMGTKDTVSTGLTGAANVAKGAVQTGVDTAKTVLTGTKDTVTTGLMGAVNVAKGTVQTGMDTTKTVLTGTKDTVCGGVTGAANVAKAAVQGGLDTTKSVLTGTKDAVSTGLTGAVNLAKGTVQTGMDTTKTVLTGTKDTVCSGVTGAVNVAKGAVQTGLKTTQNIATGTKNTLGSGVTGAVNVAEGAVQTGVDTAKTVLTGTKDTVTTGLMGAVNVAKGTVQTGMDTTKTVLTGTKDTVCGGVTGAVNVAKAAVQGGLDTTKSVLTGTKDAVSTGLTGAVNLAKGTVQTGVDTTKTVLTGTKDTVCSGVTGAVNVAKGTVQTGVDTAKAVLSGTKDAVTTGVMGAVNVAKGTMQTGVDTSKAVLTGTKDTVCSGVTGAMSMAKGAVQAGLDTTKAVLTGTKDAASAGLMGSGNVATGAVHTGLSTFQNWLPSTQATSWGGRTSSRTTDNGGEQTALSPREALFAGVSRPPEMLSVGPEPVWEAAATTKSLATDVATFTQGAALGREDTGPLATTHSPEETPRLAMLQNELEGLGDIFHPMNAEEQAQLAASQPGPKVLSAEQGSYFVRLGDLGPSFRQRAFEHTVSHLQHGQFQARDTLAQLQDCFKLIEEAQQAPDGQPCLDQGSGAHVEDAAVQEERDAGALSRVCGLLQQLHTAYSGLASSLQGLPAELQQPVKRARRSLCELYGVVASAGSVEALPAEQLVQCHEGVHQAWQGLEQLLEGLQHNPPLSWLVGPFALPPGGQQL, encoded by the exons ATGTCTGCTCCGGACGAAGGGAGACGGGATCCCCCCAAACCCAAGGGCAAG ACCCTGGGCAGCTTCTTTGGGTCCCTGCCTGGCTTCAGCTCTGCCCGGAACCTGGTGGCCAATGCACATAGCTCGGCGAGAGCCCGGCCAGCCACTGACCCCGCAGGAGCGCCTGCCGCCGAGGCTGCCCGACCACAGGCTCAGG TGGCCGCCCACCCAGAGCAGACGGCCCCATGGACGGAGAAGGAGTTGCAACCTTCGGAAAAG CAAATGGCGTCCGGGGCCAAAGACCTGGTGTGTTCCAAGATGTCCAGGGCCAAGGATGCCGTCTCCTCCGGGATGGCCAGCGTGGTGGATGCGGCTAAGGGAGTGGTCCAGGGAGGCCTGGATACCACTCGGTCTGCACTCACGGGCACCAAGGAGGTGGTGTCCAGCGGGGTCACGGGGGCTGTGGACATGGCTAAGGGGGCCGCCCAAGGGGGTCTGGACACCTCGAAGGCTGTCCTCACCGGCACCAAGGACACGGTGTCCGCTGGGCTCACGGGGGCAGTGAATGTGGCCAAAGGGACCGTACAGGCCGGTGTGGACACCACCAAGACTGTGCTGACCGGCACCAAAGACACAGTGACTACTGGGGTCATGGGGGCAGTGAACTTGGCCAAAGGGACTGTCCAGACCGGCGTGGACACCTCCAAGGCTGTGCTGACTGGCACCAAAGATGCTGTGTCCACTGGGCTCACGGGGGCAGTGAATGTGGCCAGAGGAACCATTCAGACCGGTGTGGACACTAGTAAGACTGTCCTAACAGGTACCAAGGACACCGTCTGTAGTGGGGTGACCGGTGCCGTGAACGTGGCCAAAGGAACCATCCAGACCGGCGTGGACACCACCAAGACTGTCCTAACCGGTACCAAGGACACCGTCTGCAGTGGGGTGACCGGTGCCATGAACTTGGCCAAAGGGGCCGTCCAGGGGGGCCTGGACACCACCAAGTCTGTGGTCATGGGTACAAAAGACACAGTGTCCACTGGGTTCATGGGGGCAGCGAACGTGGCCAAGGGGGCCGTGCAAACTGGGCTGAATACAACCCAAAATATCGCAGCAGGTACAAAGGACACCGTCTGTAGTGGGGTAACTGGTGCCATGAACTTGGCCAGAGGAACCATCCAGACAGGCATGGACACCACCAAGACGGTCCTAACAGGTACCAAGGACACTGTCTGCGGTGGGGTGACCGGTGCCATGAATGTGGCCAAAGGGGCCGTCCAGGGGGGCCTGGACACCACCAAGTCTGTCCTGACTGGCACTAAAGACGCTGTGTCCACCGGGCTCATGGGGACAGCGAACGTGGCCAAGGGAGCCGTCCAGACGGGTGTAGACACAGCCAAGACCGTGCTGACCGGCACCAAGGACACAGTGACTACCGGGCTCATGGGGGCAGTGAATGTCGCCAAAGGGACTGTCCAGACCGGCGTGGACACCACCAAGACCGTGCTGACCGGCACCAAGGACACAGTGACTACCGGGCTCATGGGGGCAGTGAATGTCGCCAAAGGGACTGTCCAGACCGGCGTGGACACCACCAAGACCGTGCTGACCGGCACTAAGAATACAGTCTGCAGTGGGGTGACCGGTGCCGCGAATGTGGCCAAAGGGGCCGTCCAGGGGGGCCTGGACACCACCAAGTCTGTCCTGACTGGCACTAAAGACGCTGTGTCCACTGGGCTCACAGGGGCTGTAAACATGGCCAAAGGGACTGTCCAGACCGGCGTGGACACCACCAAGACTGTGTTAACCGGTACCAAGGACACCGTCTGCAGTGGAGTCACTGGTGCCATGAACGTGGCCAAAGGGGCCGTCCAGGGGGGCCTGGACACCACCAAGTCTGTGGTCATGGGTACGAAAGACACAGTGTCCACCGGGCTCACGGGGGCAGCGAACGTGGCCAAGGGGGCCGTCCAGACGGGTGTAGACACAGCCAAGACTGTGCTGACCGGCACCAAGGACACAGTGACTACCGGGCTCATGGGAGCAGTGAATGTCGCCAAAGGGACCGTCCAGACTGGCATGGACACCACCAAGACTGTCCTAACCGGCACCAAGGACACCGTCTGCGGTGGGGTGACCGGTGCCGCGAATGTGGCCAAAGCGGCCGTCCAGGGGGGTCTGGACACCACCAAGTCAGTCCTGACTGGCACTAAAGACGCTGTGTCCACTGGGCTCACAGGGGCTGTGAACTTGGCCAAAGGGACTGTCCAGACCGGCATGGACACCACCAAGACTGTGTTAACTGGTACCAAGGACACCGTCTGCAGTGGGGTCACCGGTGCCGTGAACGTGGCCAAGGGGGCTGTGCAAACTGGACTGAAAACGACCCAAAATATCGCTACAGGTACAAAGAACACCCTTGGCAGTGGGGTGACCGGTGCCGTGAACGTGGCGGAAGGGGCTGTCCAGACGGGTGTAGACACAGCCAAGACCGTGCTGACCGGCACTAAGGACACAGTGACTACCGGGCTCATGGGAGCAGTGAATGTCGCCAAAGGGACTGTCCAGACTGGCATGGATACCACCAAGACTGTCCTAACCGGCACCAAGGACACCGTCTGCGGTGGGGTGACCGGTGCCGTGAATGTGGCCAAAGCGGCCGTCCAGGGGGGCCTGGACACCACCAAGTCTGTCCTGACTGGCACTAAAGACGCTGTGTCCACTGGGCTCACAGGGGCTGTGAACTTGGCCAAGGGGACTGTCCAGACCGGCGTGGACACCACCAAGACTGTGTTAACCGGTACCAAGGACACCGTCTGCAGTGGAGTCACTGGTGCTGTGAATGTGGCCAAAGGGACCGTTCAGAcaggtgtggacacagccaaggCGGTGCTGAGTGGCACTAAAGATGCAGTGACTACTGGAGTCATGGGGGCAGTGAATGTGGCCAAAGGAACCATGCAGACTGGCGTGGACACCTCCAAGGCTGTGCTAACGGGTACCAAGGACACCGTCTGCAGTGGGGTGACCGGTGCCATGAGCATGGCCAAAGGGGCCGTCCAGGCGGGCCTGGACACCACCAAGGCAGTGCTGACCGGAACCAAAGATGCAGCGTCTGCTGGGCTCATGGGGTCAGGGAACGTGGCAACAGGGGCCGTCCACACTGGCCTCAGCACCTTCCAGAATTGGTTACCTAGTACCCAGGCCACCTCCTGGGGTGGACGCACCAGTTCCAGGACCACAGACAATGGTGGGGAGCAGACTGCCCTGAGCCCCCGAGAGGCCCTGTTTGCTGGTGTCTCCAGGCCCCCAGAGATGCTCAGCGTAGGCCCAGAGCCTGTCTGGGAAGCTGCAGCCACAACCAAGAGCCTTGCGACTGACGTGGCCACGTTCACCCAAGGGGCCGCCCTGGGCAGGGAGGACACAGGGCCTTtggccaccacacacagccccgAAGAAACCCCACGCTTGGCGATGCTGCAGAATGAGTTGGAGGGACTGGGGGACATCTTCCACCCCATGAATGCAGAGGAGCAAG CTCAGCTGGCTGCCTCCCAGCCCGGGCCGAAGGTGCTGTCGGCGGAGCAGGGGAGCTACTTCGTTCGTTTAGGTGACCTGGGTCCCAGCTTCCGCCAGCGGGCATTTGAACACACGGTGAGCCACCTGCAGCACGGCCAGTTCCAAGCCAGAGATACTCTGGCCCAGCTCCAGGATTGCTTCAAGCTG ATTGAAGAGGCCCAGCAGGCTCCAGACGGGCAGCCGTGTCTGGACCAGGGCTCAGGTGCCCATGTGGAGGATGCTGCTGTCCAGGAG GAGCGGGACGCCGGGGCTCTGTCCAGGGTCTGCGGCCTTCTCCAGCAGCTGCACACGGCCTACAGTGGcctggcctccagcctccagggCCTGCCCGCCGAGCTCCAGCAGCCGGTGAAGCGGGCGCGGCGCAGCCTCTGTGAGCTCTATGGTGTCGTGGCCTCGGCCGGCTCTGTAGAGGCGCTGCCCGCAGAGCAGCTGGTGCAGTGCCACGAGGGTGTGCACCAGGCGTGGCAGGGGCTAGAGCAGCTGCTGGAGGGCCTACAGCACAATCCCCCGCTCAGCTGGCTGGTAGGGCCCTTCGCCTTGCCCCCCGGCGGGCAGCAGCTGTAG
- the PLIN4 gene encoding perilipin-4 isoform X1 encodes MSAPDEGRRDPPKPKGKTLGSFFGSLPGFSSARNLVANAHSSARARPATDPAGAPAAEAARPQAQAPVPTVAAHPEQTAPWTEKELQPSEKQMASGAKDLVCSKMSRAKDAVSSGMASVVDAAKGVVQGGLDTTRSALTGTKEVVSSGVTGAVDMAKGAAQGGLDTSKAVLTGTKDTVSAGLTGAVNVAKGTVQAGVDTTKTVLTGTKDTVTTGVMGAVNLAKGTVQTGVDTSKAVLTGTKDAVSTGLTGAVNVARGTIQTGVDTSKTVLTGTKDTVCSGVTGAVNVAKGTIQTGVDTTKTVLTGTKDTVCSGVTGAMNLAKGAVQGGLDTTKSVVMGTKDTVSTGFMGAANVAKGAVQTGLNTTQNIAAGTKDTVCSGVTGAMNLARGTIQTGMDTTKTVLTGTKDTVCGGVTGAMNVAKGAVQGGLDTTKSVLTGTKDAVSTGLMGTANVAKGAVQTGVDTAKTVLTGTKDTVTTGLMGAVNVAKGTVQTGVDTTKTVLTGTKDTVTTGLMGAVNVAKGTVQTGVDTTKTVLTGTKNTVCSGVTGAANVAKGAVQGGLDTTKSVLTGTKDAVSTGLTGAVNMAKGTVQTGVDTTKTVLTGTKDTVCSGVTGAMNVAKGAVQGGLDTTKSVVMGTKDTVSTGLTGAANVAKGAVQTGVDTAKTVLTGTKDTVTTGLMGAVNVAKGTVQTGMDTTKTVLTGTKDTVCGGVTGAANVAKAAVQGGLDTTKSVLTGTKDAVSTGLTGAVNLAKGTVQTGMDTTKTVLTGTKDTVCSGVTGAVNVAKGAVQTGLKTTQNIATGTKNTLGSGVTGAVNVAEGAVQTGVDTAKTVLTGTKDTVTTGLMGAVNVAKGTVQTGMDTTKTVLTGTKDTVCGGVTGAVNVAKAAVQGGLDTTKSVLTGTKDAVSTGLTGAVNLAKGTVQTGVDTTKTVLTGTKDTVCSGVTGAVNVAKGTVQTGVDTAKAVLSGTKDAVTTGVMGAVNVAKGTMQTGVDTSKAVLTGTKDTVCSGVTGAMSMAKGAVQAGLDTTKAVLTGTKDAASAGLMGSGNVATGAVHTGLSTFQNWLPSTQATSWGGRTSSRTTDNGGEQTALSPREALFAGVSRPPEMLSVGPEPVWEAAATTKSLATDVATFTQGAALGREDTGPLATTHSPEETPRLAMLQNELEGLGDIFHPMNAEEQAQLAASQPGPKVLSAEQGSYFVRLGDLGPSFRQRAFEHTVSHLQHGQFQARDTLAQLQDCFKLIEEAQQAPDGQPCLDQGSGAHVEDAAVQEVGLAHGWGPPTPPVGLHSPRTFLPQERDAGALSRVCGLLQQLHTAYSGLASSLQGLPAELQQPVKRARRSLCELYGVVASAGSVEALPAEQLVQCHEGVHQAWQGLEQLLEGLQHNPPLSWLVGPFALPPGGQQL; translated from the exons ATGTCTGCTCCGGACGAAGGGAGACGGGATCCCCCCAAACCCAAGGGCAAG ACCCTGGGCAGCTTCTTTGGGTCCCTGCCTGGCTTCAGCTCTGCCCGGAACCTGGTGGCCAATGCACATAGCTCGGCGAGAGCCCGGCCAGCCACTGACCCCGCAGGAGCGCCTGCCGCCGAGGCTGCCCGACCACAGGCTCAGG CCCCTGTCCCCACAGTGGCCGCCCACCCAGAGCAGACGGCCCCATGGACGGAGAAGGAGTTGCAACCTTCGGAAAAG CAAATGGCGTCCGGGGCCAAAGACCTGGTGTGTTCCAAGATGTCCAGGGCCAAGGATGCCGTCTCCTCCGGGATGGCCAGCGTGGTGGATGCGGCTAAGGGAGTGGTCCAGGGAGGCCTGGATACCACTCGGTCTGCACTCACGGGCACCAAGGAGGTGGTGTCCAGCGGGGTCACGGGGGCTGTGGACATGGCTAAGGGGGCCGCCCAAGGGGGTCTGGACACCTCGAAGGCTGTCCTCACCGGCACCAAGGACACGGTGTCCGCTGGGCTCACGGGGGCAGTGAATGTGGCCAAAGGGACCGTACAGGCCGGTGTGGACACCACCAAGACTGTGCTGACCGGCACCAAAGACACAGTGACTACTGGGGTCATGGGGGCAGTGAACTTGGCCAAAGGGACTGTCCAGACCGGCGTGGACACCTCCAAGGCTGTGCTGACTGGCACCAAAGATGCTGTGTCCACTGGGCTCACGGGGGCAGTGAATGTGGCCAGAGGAACCATTCAGACCGGTGTGGACACTAGTAAGACTGTCCTAACAGGTACCAAGGACACCGTCTGTAGTGGGGTGACCGGTGCCGTGAACGTGGCCAAAGGAACCATCCAGACCGGCGTGGACACCACCAAGACTGTCCTAACCGGTACCAAGGACACCGTCTGCAGTGGGGTGACCGGTGCCATGAACTTGGCCAAAGGGGCCGTCCAGGGGGGCCTGGACACCACCAAGTCTGTGGTCATGGGTACAAAAGACACAGTGTCCACTGGGTTCATGGGGGCAGCGAACGTGGCCAAGGGGGCCGTGCAAACTGGGCTGAATACAACCCAAAATATCGCAGCAGGTACAAAGGACACCGTCTGTAGTGGGGTAACTGGTGCCATGAACTTGGCCAGAGGAACCATCCAGACAGGCATGGACACCACCAAGACGGTCCTAACAGGTACCAAGGACACTGTCTGCGGTGGGGTGACCGGTGCCATGAATGTGGCCAAAGGGGCCGTCCAGGGGGGCCTGGACACCACCAAGTCTGTCCTGACTGGCACTAAAGACGCTGTGTCCACCGGGCTCATGGGGACAGCGAACGTGGCCAAGGGAGCCGTCCAGACGGGTGTAGACACAGCCAAGACCGTGCTGACCGGCACCAAGGACACAGTGACTACCGGGCTCATGGGGGCAGTGAATGTCGCCAAAGGGACTGTCCAGACCGGCGTGGACACCACCAAGACCGTGCTGACCGGCACCAAGGACACAGTGACTACCGGGCTCATGGGGGCAGTGAATGTCGCCAAAGGGACTGTCCAGACCGGCGTGGACACCACCAAGACCGTGCTGACCGGCACTAAGAATACAGTCTGCAGTGGGGTGACCGGTGCCGCGAATGTGGCCAAAGGGGCCGTCCAGGGGGGCCTGGACACCACCAAGTCTGTCCTGACTGGCACTAAAGACGCTGTGTCCACTGGGCTCACAGGGGCTGTAAACATGGCCAAAGGGACTGTCCAGACCGGCGTGGACACCACCAAGACTGTGTTAACCGGTACCAAGGACACCGTCTGCAGTGGAGTCACTGGTGCCATGAACGTGGCCAAAGGGGCCGTCCAGGGGGGCCTGGACACCACCAAGTCTGTGGTCATGGGTACGAAAGACACAGTGTCCACCGGGCTCACGGGGGCAGCGAACGTGGCCAAGGGGGCCGTCCAGACGGGTGTAGACACAGCCAAGACTGTGCTGACCGGCACCAAGGACACAGTGACTACCGGGCTCATGGGAGCAGTGAATGTCGCCAAAGGGACCGTCCAGACTGGCATGGACACCACCAAGACTGTCCTAACCGGCACCAAGGACACCGTCTGCGGTGGGGTGACCGGTGCCGCGAATGTGGCCAAAGCGGCCGTCCAGGGGGGTCTGGACACCACCAAGTCAGTCCTGACTGGCACTAAAGACGCTGTGTCCACTGGGCTCACAGGGGCTGTGAACTTGGCCAAAGGGACTGTCCAGACCGGCATGGACACCACCAAGACTGTGTTAACTGGTACCAAGGACACCGTCTGCAGTGGGGTCACCGGTGCCGTGAACGTGGCCAAGGGGGCTGTGCAAACTGGACTGAAAACGACCCAAAATATCGCTACAGGTACAAAGAACACCCTTGGCAGTGGGGTGACCGGTGCCGTGAACGTGGCGGAAGGGGCTGTCCAGACGGGTGTAGACACAGCCAAGACCGTGCTGACCGGCACTAAGGACACAGTGACTACCGGGCTCATGGGAGCAGTGAATGTCGCCAAAGGGACTGTCCAGACTGGCATGGATACCACCAAGACTGTCCTAACCGGCACCAAGGACACCGTCTGCGGTGGGGTGACCGGTGCCGTGAATGTGGCCAAAGCGGCCGTCCAGGGGGGCCTGGACACCACCAAGTCTGTCCTGACTGGCACTAAAGACGCTGTGTCCACTGGGCTCACAGGGGCTGTGAACTTGGCCAAGGGGACTGTCCAGACCGGCGTGGACACCACCAAGACTGTGTTAACCGGTACCAAGGACACCGTCTGCAGTGGAGTCACTGGTGCTGTGAATGTGGCCAAAGGGACCGTTCAGAcaggtgtggacacagccaaggCGGTGCTGAGTGGCACTAAAGATGCAGTGACTACTGGAGTCATGGGGGCAGTGAATGTGGCCAAAGGAACCATGCAGACTGGCGTGGACACCTCCAAGGCTGTGCTAACGGGTACCAAGGACACCGTCTGCAGTGGGGTGACCGGTGCCATGAGCATGGCCAAAGGGGCCGTCCAGGCGGGCCTGGACACCACCAAGGCAGTGCTGACCGGAACCAAAGATGCAGCGTCTGCTGGGCTCATGGGGTCAGGGAACGTGGCAACAGGGGCCGTCCACACTGGCCTCAGCACCTTCCAGAATTGGTTACCTAGTACCCAGGCCACCTCCTGGGGTGGACGCACCAGTTCCAGGACCACAGACAATGGTGGGGAGCAGACTGCCCTGAGCCCCCGAGAGGCCCTGTTTGCTGGTGTCTCCAGGCCCCCAGAGATGCTCAGCGTAGGCCCAGAGCCTGTCTGGGAAGCTGCAGCCACAACCAAGAGCCTTGCGACTGACGTGGCCACGTTCACCCAAGGGGCCGCCCTGGGCAGGGAGGACACAGGGCCTTtggccaccacacacagccccgAAGAAACCCCACGCTTGGCGATGCTGCAGAATGAGTTGGAGGGACTGGGGGACATCTTCCACCCCATGAATGCAGAGGAGCAAG CTCAGCTGGCTGCCTCCCAGCCCGGGCCGAAGGTGCTGTCGGCGGAGCAGGGGAGCTACTTCGTTCGTTTAGGTGACCTGGGTCCCAGCTTCCGCCAGCGGGCATTTGAACACACGGTGAGCCACCTGCAGCACGGCCAGTTCCAAGCCAGAGATACTCTGGCCCAGCTCCAGGATTGCTTCAAGCTG ATTGAAGAGGCCCAGCAGGCTCCAGACGGGCAGCCGTGTCTGGACCAGGGCTCAGGTGCCCATGTGGAGGATGCTGCTGTCCAGGAGGTGGGTCTGGCACATGGCTGGGGTCCCCCCACCCCGCCCGTGGGTCTCCACTCACCTCGCACCTTCCTCCCACAGGAGCGGGACGCCGGGGCTCTGTCCAGGGTCTGCGGCCTTCTCCAGCAGCTGCACACGGCCTACAGTGGcctggcctccagcctccagggCCTGCCCGCCGAGCTCCAGCAGCCGGTGAAGCGGGCGCGGCGCAGCCTCTGTGAGCTCTATGGTGTCGTGGCCTCGGCCGGCTCTGTAGAGGCGCTGCCCGCAGAGCAGCTGGTGCAGTGCCACGAGGGTGTGCACCAGGCGTGGCAGGGGCTAGAGCAGCTGCTGGAGGGCCTACAGCACAATCCCCCGCTCAGCTGGCTGGTAGGGCCCTTCGCCTTGCCCCCCGGCGGGCAGCAGCTGTAG